The Emcibacteraceae bacterium genome contains a region encoding:
- the purH gene encoding bifunctional phosphoribosylaminoimidazolecarboxamide formyltransferase/IMP cyclohydrolase — protein sequence MTDLTSKPIKRALLSVSDKTGLVKLGQFLSDQGIEILSTGGSAKTLAEAGITVKEVASHTGFPEMMDGRVKTLHPKIHGGLLALRTNDEHQKSMKEHDIGAIDLLVVNLYPFEDTVERGADFATCIENIDIGGPAMIRSAAKNHAFVTVVVEIEDFDDVMASIKENNGATSASLRKKLAAKAFARTGSYDAAISTWFAEQLGETYPERLNITAKRKQTLRYGENPHQDAAFYVTRSAHPRNGIATARQLQGKELSYNNLNDTDAAFELVSEFDPKEGPAVAIIKHANPCGVARGDNYIDAYNKALICDQTSAFGGIIALNGKLDAETAREISKIFTEVVIATDADEDAVKIMAEKKNLRLLLTGGIADPRSAGQTIKSVAGGYLVQSRDSGKVTLDDLKVVTKRAPSEQELKDLLFAFTVCKHVKSNAIIYVKNGATVGIGAGQMSRVDSAKTAVRKSIDASEAAGLPYTMSEGSVVASDAFFPFADGLLSAAEAGVTAVIQPGGSIRDDEIIAAADEKGLAMVFTGMRHFRH from the coding sequence CCGGCGGGTCTGCTAAAACACTTGCCGAAGCGGGGATTACCGTTAAGGAAGTGGCTTCGCACACCGGGTTTCCGGAAATGATGGATGGGCGTGTTAAAACACTTCACCCAAAAATACATGGCGGACTGTTGGCGCTTCGCACGAATGATGAACACCAGAAGTCAATGAAAGAGCATGATATCGGTGCCATAGATCTACTGGTTGTTAATCTTTATCCGTTTGAAGACACAGTAGAAAGGGGCGCGGACTTTGCAACATGCATCGAAAATATTGATATTGGCGGTCCGGCTATGATCAGAAGTGCCGCCAAAAACCATGCCTTTGTGACGGTGGTTGTTGAAATTGAAGATTTTGATGACGTCATGGCGTCCATTAAGGAAAATAATGGTGCGACATCCGCGTCACTGCGTAAAAAACTGGCAGCAAAAGCTTTTGCCAGAACCGGTTCTTATGACGCGGCTATTTCAACCTGGTTTGCCGAGCAGCTCGGTGAGACTTACCCGGAACGACTAAATATTACGGCCAAAAGAAAACAGACCCTTCGATATGGGGAAAATCCGCATCAGGACGCGGCTTTTTATGTGACCCGCAGTGCACATCCACGCAATGGAATTGCCACTGCAAGACAACTTCAGGGAAAAGAGCTTAGTTATAATAACCTGAATGATACCGATGCAGCATTTGAACTGGTTAGCGAGTTTGACCCGAAAGAAGGGCCGGCGGTCGCCATTATTAAACACGCAAATCCATGTGGTGTTGCCCGTGGCGATAATTATATTGATGCCTATAACAAAGCTCTCATTTGCGATCAAACCAGTGCCTTTGGCGGCATCATAGCACTGAACGGTAAACTGGATGCAGAAACGGCGCGTGAAATTTCAAAAATCTTCACGGAAGTGGTGATCGCCACGGATGCCGATGAAGATGCTGTTAAAATAATGGCGGAAAAGAAAAACCTGCGCCTTCTTTTAACGGGGGGTATTGCGGACCCGCGAAGCGCAGGACAAACGATCAAATCTGTTGCTGGCGGCTATCTGGTTCAAAGCCGGGATAGTGGGAAAGTTACATTAGACGACTTGAAGGTAGTCACAAAAAGAGCACCGAGCGAGCAGGAATTAAAAGACCTGCTGTTTGCCTTCACTGTCTGTAAGCATGTGAAATCAAACGCGATTATTTATGTTAAAAACGGGGCAACTGTTGGTATTGGTGCTGGTCAGATGAGCCGGGTTGACAGTGCGAAAACCGCAGTCAGAAAATCTATTGATGCCAGTGAAGCGGCCGGGCTACCATATACGATGTCCGAAGGGTCGGTTGTTGCTTCTGACGCATTCTTCCCATTTGCTGATGGCTTGCTGAGTGCGGCGGAAGCCGGGGTTACAGCGGTCATCCAGCCTGGTGGTTCAATCAGAGACGACGAAATAATCGCCGCGGCTGATGAAAAGGGACTTGCCATGGTCTTTACCGGAATGCGACATTTCCGCCATTAA
- a CDS encoding YdiU family protein: MTLIFDNRYDALGERFYASLYPDPLPDPKAVIFNDDALESLGLSQYSLDDLLSFFSGNALPEGAAPLAMVYAGHQFGGYSPQLGDGRGILIGQIRNKEGTLIDLHLKGAGKTPFSRMGDGRAVLRSCIREFLASEALHHLGIPSTRALAVTTSNEPVQRETIENASMLMRFSESHIRFGSFEYFAYTEQIDELRQLCDYTLENHFPLIAQNETKYDDLVITVAEKTGSLIAQWQAFGFAHGVMNTDNMSIIGQTFDYGPYGFMEKFDPYYICNHSDDRGRYAFNRQPLIGHWNCQALAQALSSLITSDAAKNMLKAYQDNFIKTYHTLMCRKLGLMENINGDKELYEDLLDLMEGYGIDYTIFFRSLSQYHLHEDIGTICIIKSCANDFAPWFKRYNERLTLESLNDKARHELMKKINPKYILRNYLAQVAIQNSENGDHSELARLYNVLKNPYSEQPEFDSYAAETPPWGQHLQISCSS, translated from the coding sequence ATGACCCTCATTTTCGATAATCGTTATGACGCTCTTGGTGAAAGATTCTATGCGTCACTTTATCCTGATCCGCTTCCAGATCCAAAAGCTGTTATTTTCAATGACGATGCCCTAGAATCGCTGGGATTGAGCCAATATAGTCTGGATGATCTATTGTCATTCTTCAGTGGAAATGCCTTGCCTGAAGGCGCGGCCCCTCTGGCGATGGTTTATGCCGGACATCAGTTCGGCGGCTATAGCCCACAGCTTGGTGACGGACGGGGTATCCTTATCGGTCAAATCAGAAATAAAGAAGGCACACTTATTGATCTGCATTTAAAGGGAGCCGGAAAAACCCCTTTTTCAAGAATGGGTGATGGTCGTGCGGTGCTCAGATCCTGTATTCGTGAATTTCTGGCCAGCGAAGCGCTGCATCATTTGGGCATCCCATCTACCCGGGCTCTAGCTGTGACCACCAGTAATGAACCTGTTCAGCGTGAAACCATTGAAAATGCGTCCATGCTGATGCGCTTTAGTGAAAGTCATATACGCTTTGGTTCCTTTGAATATTTTGCCTATACCGAACAAATTGATGAACTAAGACAACTTTGCGATTATACCCTTGAAAATCATTTTCCACTGATCGCACAGAATGAAACCAAATATGATGATTTAGTAATTACTGTTGCAGAAAAAACAGGATCATTAATCGCGCAGTGGCAGGCCTTCGGCTTTGCCCATGGCGTCATGAATACGGACAATATGTCTATCATCGGCCAGACATTTGATTATGGTCCATATGGTTTTATGGAAAAATTTGACCCCTATTATATTTGTAATCATTCCGATGATCGGGGACGATATGCCTTTAACCGACAACCGCTTATCGGCCACTGGAACTGTCAGGCTCTGGCGCAGGCCCTTTCCTCCCTAATAACATCCGATGCTGCAAAAAATATGCTTAAGGCCTATCAGGACAACTTTATAAAAACCTATCATACTCTTATGTGCCGTAAGCTTGGCCTGATGGAAAACATTAATGGCGATAAAGAACTTTATGAAGACCTTCTTGATCTAATGGAAGGATATGGCATTGATTACACTATATTTTTCAGATCGTTAAGCCAGTATCACCTACATGAAGATATCGGCACAATATGCATAATAAAAAGTTGTGCCAATGATTTTGCGCCATGGTTTAAACGCTATAACGAACGTCTAACGCTTGAAAGCCTTAATGACAAGGCCCGTCATGAATTGATGAAAAAAATAAATCCCAAATATATATTGAGAAATTATCTTGCCCAGGTAGCCATACAAAATTCAGAAAATGGTGATCACAGCGAACTTGCGCGGCTTTATAATGTGCTCAAAAACCCTTATTCTGAACAGCCCGAGTTTGACTCCTATGCCGCCGAAACGCCGCCTTGGGGCCAACATCTGCAAATCAGCTGCTCGTCATAA